The Leptospira wolbachii serovar Codice str. CDC genome contains a region encoding:
- a CDS encoding BrnT family toxin, whose translation MLFEWDHKKNASNLRKHNISFNQASEVFLDKDAIYIQDEKHSENEDRWLVIGKIENFTVVVVVFVDKSNKSEEKLRIISARQANRTEENEYLQRLGKE comes from the coding sequence ATGCTATTTGAATGGGATCATAAGAAAAACGCCTCAAATCTAAGAAAACATAATATTTCATTTAATCAAGCCTCTGAAGTTTTTCTAGATAAAGATGCTATATACATACAAGATGAAAAACATTCTGAAAATGAGGATAGGTGGCTAGTCATCGGAAAAATTGAAAATTTTACCGTTGTAGTTGTTGTTTTTGTAGACAAATCTAATAAATCAGAGGAAAAATTAAGAATAATTTCGGCAAGACAGGCGAATAGAACTGAGGAGAATGAATATCTCCAAAGACTAGGTAAAGAATAG
- a CDS encoding SH3 domain-containing protein, giving the protein MKFFQIIIITILFISKIIASDKNEFLVTAPAGLILRTNPTLKSNKITTIPYGEVVLRTDNFLKKDSQPYEEFYENKMFIQYKYQGEVGWYKIKYQNYEGYAYAFFLITNNEKNSKFFLYNEKNNNVEIKRNFINQKTENNNIKKNNFYTSLSSK; this is encoded by the coding sequence ATGAAATTTTTTCAAATTATAATAATAACAATATTATTCATTTCAAAAATCATAGCATCTGACAAAAACGAATTTCTTGTTACGGCTCCAGCTGGCTTAATACTAAGAACAAATCCAACATTAAAATCAAATAAAATTACAACTATTCCTTATGGAGAAGTAGTCCTCAGAACTGACAACTTTCTCAAAAAAGACAGCCAACCTTACGAAGAATTTTACGAAAATAAAATGTTCATTCAGTATAAATATCAAGGAGAAGTCGGTTGGTACAAAATCAAATATCAAAATTACGAAGGTTACGCATACGCGTTTTTCCTAATTACTAACAATGAAAAAAATTCAAAATTTTTTCTATATAACGAAAAAAATAATAACGTCGAAATAAAAAGAAACTTTATAAACCAAAAAACAGAAAATAATAATATAAAAAAAAACAATTTTTACACAAGTCTTTCATCAAAATAA